Genomic DNA from ANME-2 cluster archaeon:
TCGCTTCACCCCCGCCTTTAACAAGAACGTACCCCATCACATCACCCTCAGACTTGTTGATCGTGGAATGCACGCTATGTTACCATTCCTGTCCGAAAGGATGGCATCAATACCGAGCGGATAATCACGCATTGCAAGAACATCCTCTATTTCTGCCTGTTCCATACCGCTGATTGCGACCATGCATTTGCCGGCAATGCCGGGTCCCGAAAGTTCAAGCAGCATATATTCATCATGTAAATCATCACCATCATACCCCCGATCTCCGATCGAACAGACATCATAGACCACAGTTGCACTTTCATCAGGATATTCCAGCGTGCCCAGCTTTACCCTGCGTATCAAACCTTGCGAAGAACCTTCACAGACCAGTATAAAGTCAGCATCCCTAAGCGCCGACTCGTTGCTTCCGGTGTTCGACCTCAGGTATTCTGCCACTGCCTGCTGATTTATATTTACATTTACATTTGCATCACTATGACCTAAAACACAGAAACTGACCTCGTGATCCAGTAGTGTCATAAGCAGAAGCAGAGGATACCGGTTCATAGCAGGCGAAGTGATGTTGATATCAGGAAGTACTACGATGCTGCCGGGTCTTGCCATGGCATCCAGGAGAGATCGAAAAATCATCTGGGAATCGAACGTCACATCGAATGCTGTCTCCCTCATCACTTCATCACCTCAAAATCCACCCTGGTCGATGCGACCTGTGCCCATTTCACCTGTTTTTCTTCCAAGAGTCGTCTTTCTTCGTTATTGAGCAAATCAATGATCTCATGTGCAAGGGGATGCTCCGCTTCAACCGCTGCATCCAGGATCGCACCTGCAAGAGCGGTTTCCGGTTCCATGCCCATTATCATGGCATAACCCATGCTGTTTTTAATCCTCACCTCAGCTTCACTTACCAGCACCTCGCCGAGATTGAAGACACAGTTCTTCGCAGTATCCCGAAAGCGCATCATGATCATACCGCACAATGGTTTTTTGACCACTTCCACTTCGGTGTTTGCCAGTATCCTTTCAGCGATCTCGCACATCAGTTTTCCATCAGCGTGTGCGATCAAACCAAACCGCTTATCCCTGTTCATTTCAAGACCTCTTCCCCGATTATATGTACCCTTATGTAGCCGGATACCCATTCAGCAAACATGACTACTATAAATATTATAATAAGTATCGTTGACAATTCATGATACCTGAACAGCCTCATTGCCATTATCAGTTCAAACCCGATACCACCTGCACCGACAAGACCGAGCACAATGGAAGAACGTACATTGGTATCGAACCTGTAGAGTGTGGTAGCCACAAACGAAGGTGTGGCCTGGGGGATCACAGCATAATAAATAGCCTGGAGTTTGCTTGCTCCCACTGCTTCGACCGCTTCTACGGGTCCGGGATCGATCTCTTCGATTGCCTCTGCATACAGTTTTCCAAGCATACCAACCGAATGAATTGACAGTGCAAGTATACCAGGGAACGGACCCAGCCCTACCGCCGAGACAAAGATCAGCGCAAATGCGATATCAGGTACCGTTCGCGTGGTTGCGATAATGCTCCTTGCAAATACCTTCACTGGTTTTGACGGCGAGATATTACTTGCTGCGAACAATGCAACCGGTACTGACAATATGACTGCGAAAACAGTACCCAAAAATGCCATCTGTATTGTCTCAAAAGCCGGATGCAGCAGCGGAATAAATACATCCCATGCAGGCGGGAACATACACCCGATAAAATTGGCAAGGTTTGGATAACCGCTTATGAGATCGCTTATGCTAATACCAGTACTGATTATGCTCCATACGAAAAATACGGTGAACAGAACAGGTACAATGTACCTGGTATATCTATTAGATTTGAAACTGGCATATCTATTTTGCACTGCCATTGTATGTACTCCCATAGATAGCCTGAAAGTCATAGTCCGAGATGTCTGCATCACCGTCATAAACGATAACACCGTCCCGTACCCCAAGGATCCTTGTAGCATATTTTCGGGCTAATTCAGGCTGGTGCAGCACTGCAAGTGTACTGACACCGTCATTGACAGAGATGGACCTTAGATGTTCCATCACAAACTCTGATGCTGTCGGATCCAGGTTTGCAACAGGTTCATCGGCAAGCAGAAGGTTTGGATCCTGTATAATCGATCTGGCAATCGCAACACGCTGCTGCTCGCCACCACTCAGGGTCCCTGCCCTGCGGTGTGACAGATCCGAAATCCCGACCCTCTCCAGTGCCCTGTGCCCGGATGCAATGTCTGCATTCGTGAACTTTCCAAATATACTTTGAAATGTGCCGACCCTTCCAAGTTTTCCAATCAGTACATT
This window encodes:
- the phnH gene encoding phosphonate C-P lyase system protein PhnH — translated: MRETAFDVTFDSQMIFRSLLDAMARPGSIVVLPDINITSPAMNRYPLLLLMTLLDHEVSFCVLGHSDANVNVNINQQAVAEYLRSNTGSNESALRDADFILVCEGSSQGLIRRVKLGTLEYPDESATVVYDVCSIGDRGYDGDDLHDEYMLLELSGPGIAGKCMVAISGMEQAEIEDVLAMRDYPLGIDAILSDRNGNIACIPRSTSLRVM
- the phnG gene encoding phosphonate C-P lyase system protein PhnG, which codes for MNRDKRFGLIAHADGKLMCEIAERILANTEVEVVKKPLCGMIMMRFRDTAKNCVFNLGEVLVSEAEVRIKNSMGYAMIMGMEPETALAGAILDAAVEAEHPLAHEIIDLLNNEERRLLEEKQVKWAQVASTRVDFEVMK
- the phnE gene encoding phosphonate ABC transporter, permease protein PhnE, with the translated sequence MAVQNRYASFKSNRYTRYIVPVLFTVFFVWSIISTGISISDLISGYPNLANFIGCMFPPAWDVFIPLLHPAFETIQMAFLGTVFAVILSVPVALFAASNISPSKPVKVFARSIIATTRTVPDIAFALIFVSAVGLGPFPGILALSIHSVGMLGKLYAEAIEEIDPGPVEAVEAVGASKLQAIYYAVIPQATPSFVATTLYRFDTNVRSSIVLGLVGAGGIGFELIMAMRLFRYHELSTILIIIFIVVMFAEWVSGYIRVHIIGEEVLK
- the phnC gene encoding phosphonate ABC transporter ATP-binding protein, whose product is MLTVTHLSKKLPDGKQLLRDINFSVERSEFVAILGLSGTGKTILLRCLNGLTVPDGGEIILNGNGGPLYITSSYSSSIKKIRQQTGMIFQNFNLVKRRSVIENVLIGKLGRVGTFQSIFGKFTNADIASGHRALERVGISDLSHRRAGTLSGGEQQRVAIARSIIQDPNLLLADEPVANLDPTASEFVMEHLRSISVNDGVSTLAVLHQPELARKYATRILGVRDGVIVYDGDADISDYDFQAIYGSTYNGSAK